One Melitaea cinxia chromosome 17, ilMelCinx1.1, whole genome shotgun sequence genomic region harbors:
- the LOC123661391 gene encoding fanconi-associated nuclease 1 homolog, which produces MNNGRKISFNLSLKKTPNKSPKLKNENRNVPDVIDLVSDDEDAISSTPKELNQSGTSSSQSTLPYTPETIHTFPSGSFSQKSSQTPSSSSTKFSNSPNSETPTRKRKFYSPIKKRSQSVTTPTKVKRNLSQALSASGSQTIFNNHDFLEATQDVDDKTIFLLKIIHQFLCDENLKPLLSQSSCDLLSSAMQVKKPGMRLVCRLYWQQDGWRRWEKVKQIMTAKSFEGKFDDPTLQIALTSLIESGFITLGNTNNAQDIDFDELVKLLKLEELKSICKDLKIKVTNKSEITESLRKFCLQKRNMTNFLTGNGKKTTNQDRALTLMRTKLGLCYKLSDEAQKTLTELYTLMYLGLDDSIIREKRLELMLLNEKSNKETFPIDKEMEIDNASVVFKNREQFVSYMDARSLYEHFEAATEVQKRELIATVYNLYNGISKEAMTNYISLPEWLYRFTPPYIYVKILDAGISELKKGKVENDLNLAVDILTTLIKQNAFRQKKKGEWYSEKALILDKSLNHANQAAEILLEGFNSNISEELKDFMRPRAELLARRQKNPIDTQLKEQLLEQVKKSEILEKNIPADHFYKQPMDNTGRGKIKFETRNADGRVIQDAEEYCISHYINQGTYTFGGHWEGRIVKTIFFLLFWDIIYKPLRGVRGIFLSYYQSYPLDMFCESFYTNRKSLIEERLREIEESPIEETLSKMEAVWKSRPETEVSGVQRALPAAALRGAAGQLAPRALAALCRRLARRPAAAGFPDLTLWGAAPRQIAFVEVKTDSDKPSVEQIQWIHYMRQHGINARFCYVGVNTARSRSRNTEDFDLDDWNYS; this is translated from the exons ATGAATAATGGTCGTAAAATATCCtttaatttaagtttgaaaAAGACTCCAAACAAGTCGCCGaaattgaaaaatgaaaatagaaatGTTCCAGACGTTATAGACTTGGTTAGTGACGATGAAGACGCAATAAGCTCAACACCAAAAGAACTAAATCAAAGCGGTACAAGTTCGTCTCAATCAACACTACCTTATACACCTGAGACGATACATACTTTCCCCAGTGGTTCTTTCAGTCAAAAGAGTTCACAAACTCCTTCTTCTAGTAGCACAAAATTTAGTAATTCGCCAAATTCAGAAACACCGACGAGAAAGCGTAAATTTTATTCACCTATTAAGAAGCGAAGTCAGTCAGTTACAACTCCTACCAAAGTTAAAAGAAATCTTTCTCAGGCCCTATCAGCAAGTGGCAgccaaactatttttaataatcacgATTTTCTTGAAGCTACTCAAGATGTAGATGATAAGA ctattttcttattaaaaataattcatcagTTTTTATGTGATGAAAATTTGAAACCCCTCCTGAGCCAaagtagctgtgatcttttgtctAGTGCAATGCAAGTTAAAAAGCCAGGCATGAGACTGGTATGTAGATTGTATTGGCAACAGGATGGCTGGCGTCGATGGGAAAAAGTAAAACAGATCATGACTGCCAAATCATTTGAAGGCAAATTTGATGATCCCACTTTGCAAATAGCACTTACATCTCTCATTGAAAGTGGATTTATCACTTTAGGAAACACAAATAATG CTCAagatattgattttgatgaattAGTGAAATTGCTGAAACTAGAGGAGTTAAAAAGTATATGCAAGGATCTCAaaattaaagtaacaaataaaagtGAAATTACAGAGAGTTTAAGGAAATTTTGCCTTCAGAAAAGAAATATGACTAACTTTTTGACTGGAAATGGAAAAAAAACCACAAATCAAGATCGAGCTTTGACATT AATGCGCACTAAGCTAGGCTTATGTTACAAACTGTCAGACGAAGCTCAAAAAACTCTTACAGAGCTATATACACTAATGTATCTTGGGCTGGATGACAGTATTATTAGAGAAAAAAGGTTGGAATTGATGCTTCTTAATGaaaaatcaaataaagaaaCTTTTCCCATTGACAAAGAAATGGAAATTGATAATGCCAGTGTGGTGTTTAAAAATAGGGAACAATTTGTAag cTATATGGATGCTCGTTCATTATATGAACATTTTGAAGCAGCTACTGAAGTCCAGAAACGTGAATTGATCGCAACAGTTTACAACCTATATAACGGAATTAGTAAAGAAGCAAtgacaaa TTATATTTCTCTACCTGAGTGGTTGTATCGGTTCACACCTCCTTATATATATGTGAAAATTCTTGACGCTGGAATTTCGGAATTGAAGAAAGGAAAAGTAGAAAATGATTTGAATTTAGCTGTTGACATTTTAACAACACTTATAAAACAAAATGCATTTAGACAAAAAAAGAAGGGAGAATGGTATTCGGAAAAAGCATTGATTCTAGACAAGTCACTGAATCATGCTAATCAG GCGGCTGAAATACTATTAGAAggttttaattcaaacatttcTGAAGAACTAAAAGATTTCATGCGTCCTCGTGCTGAATTGTTAGCAAGGAGACAAAAAAATCCCATAGACACTCAGTTAAAGGAACAGTTACTTGAACAAGTGAAAAAAAGtgaaattcttgaaaaaaatattcctgCCGACCACTTTTACAAACAGCCAATGGA TAACACAGGAAGAGGCAAGATTAAGTTTGAGACGCGCAATGCCGACGGCAGAGTGATCCAGGATGCGGAAGAGTATTGTATATCACATTACATAAACCAGGGCACATATACATTtg GTGGACATTGGGAAGGCAGGATAGTAAAAACAATATTCTTCTTATTGTTCTGGGATATAATATACAAGCCACTACGTGGTGTTCGTGGTATATTCTTGTCCTATTACCAATCTTATCCCTTGGACATGTTCTGCGAAAGTTTCTATACTAACAGAAAGTCATTAATAGAGGAGAGACTTAGGGAAATAGAGGAATCACCAATAGAAGAAACATTGTCTAAAATGGAAGCCGTTTGGAAAAGTAGACCAGAAA CGGAGGTGTCGGGCGTGCAGCGCGCGCTGCCCGCGGCGGCGCTGCGGGGCGCGGCCGGGCAGCTGGCGCCGCGCGCGCTGGCCGCGCTGTGCCGCCGCCTGGCGCGCCGGCCCGCCGCCGCCGGCTTCCCCGACCTCACGCTGTggggcgccgcgccgcgccag ATAGCGTTCGTTGAAGTGAAGACTGATTCGGACAAGCCGTCCGTGGAACAAATCCAATGGATTCACTACATGCGGCAGCACGGTATCAACGCACGCTTTTGCTATGTGGGGGTCAATACCGCTCGGTCACGTTCTAGAAATACTGAGGATTTTGATCTAGACGACTGGAATTATTCATAA